Within Agarivorans litoreus, the genomic segment TTTGCGTGAACCCCCTCTGACGTAGTCTTTCACACTATGAAAGCCTTTCTTAAGGCATATAAATGAGTTTTCTTTGGTCGCTTTATCGCGCAAAGACAGCGGTTTTAGCCAGTAAATATTATGTTTTATAGTTTAATTGTTGCTATTTGTCATGATACTGGCTTTTTTTATGACAGGCCTCAAATCTTAACCTTTATTCGTTTGAAGACCTTTTCAGGCTTAGCTAAAGTTGATTCCAAGAAAGCGCTTACATGGGATTTGAAACGGAGCGAATCTGTTGGCTCATATTAACGCCTCTCCACATTAAAACTTATGGAAATGAAACATCATGGCAGCAGTTACATTTAATAATTTGAAAAAACGTTTTGGTAAAACGGAAGTAGTGAAAAGCTTCGACTTGCACATTAATGATGGCGAGTTTGTGGTTTTGCTTGGCCCTTCTGGTTGCGGTAAATCAACAACGCTAAGAATGCTGGCTGGCTTGGAGGATATTTCAGAAGGTGAAATTTTCATCGCTGATGAATTAGTTAATGACCTACACCCAATGGAACGTAACATCGCCATGGTGTTCCAAAGCTATGCCTTATACCCACACATGAGCGTTGAGCAAAACATTGCCTTTGGTTTGAAAATGACCGGCGTAGCAAAAGATGAGATTGCTAAGCGTGTTAAATACGCGGCAGACATGTTGGAGCTAACACCGCTACTACAACGTAAACCTAAAGAGTTATCCGGTGGTCAGCGTCAACGTGTGGCAATGGGCCGCGCAATGGTACGTACACCAGAAGTATTCTTGTTTGATGAGCCTTTATCTAACTTAGACGCCAAACTTCGTGGCTCTATGCGTGCTGAGATTAAAACCCTGCACGACAAGCTAGGCACGACTACCCTCTATGTAACCCACGATCAAGTTGAAGCGATGACTTTGGCCGACCGTATCGTGATTCTTAAAGACGGTTACATTGAACAAGTGGGTACACCAAAACAAATCTTTGAAGAGCCAGCTAACAAATTTGTGGCTTCATTCATTGGTGCCCCAGAAATGAATATGATCCCAGCAACCATCAAGAAGGCTGGCACAGTATCAAGCTTGGTATTCTCTGACCAACACATCGACTTACCAGCGATGTACAGCGAAGACAACCAAGTATGTACCTTGGGCATTCGTCCAAGTGACCTGTATCTACATCAACGTTCTATTGAATCAGAAACCATTGGTAGCGTGAAAGCTGATGTTATCGGCGTCGAGCTTTTAGGTGCTACCTACCACGTGCAATGTGAGCTAGATGGTGCACGCTTTATTGCTGAAGTGGCAATTGCTGACGATGTAAACGCTGATATGGACGATAAAGTGGAGTTGTTCTTCGATATTTCGCGGATCCACTTGTTTAGTAATGAAACCGGAAAGGCAATCTTGCCAAAAATGAACTAGTTACTCCCAGCGCTTGAAAAAGCGTAGGCGCACTAGCCAATTGCGACATTGAATAATAATAAAGTTCATGTACTTAGGAGAATAGGATGTTTAATAAAAAGAAACTTGGAACAGTAGCGTTAGCCCTAGGCACTACGCTGGCGTTAACTGCAACGTCAGCATGGGCAAAAACTACCTTAACAGTTGCTTCATTCCCAAGCTTTGACCAAGCGGTAAACTCTGCAATTCCGCTATACAAAAAGCTTCACCCAGAAGTAGAAATCAAATTAGTATCACTTGCTTATGGTGACCACCACAATGCAATGACCACTGCTCTAGCCACTGGCGGTAACCTGCCTGACGTAATGGGTATTGAATATGGTTACATTGGCCGCTTTGCAGCTTCTGGTGGCTTGGAAGATCTACGTGCAGCGCCTTACAGCGCCGAGCAATACGAAAAACTATTCTCTAAATTTACTATTCCTTTAGCTACCGGTGGTAGTGGTACCTTAGCTGCAATGCCTGCGGACATCGGTCCTGGTGCGTTGTTCTACCGTGAAGACATCTTGGAAAAAGCGGGTGTGACTCACGCAGAGTTAACTAAGGACTGGGATTCTTACATTGCTGCGGGTAAAAAAATTAAAGAAGCGACAGGTTCTTACCTTGTTTCAAGTGCAACAGATATTAAAGACATTGTAATCCGTAGTGGATTAAAAGATGGCCAAGGTATCTATTTTGATGCAGACAACACGATTACTGTTGAGTCTGACCGCTTTAAAGAAGCGTTCCGTTTAGCTAAAGCAGTTCGTGAAGCGGGTATCGATGCTCAAGTGGGTGCATGGAGCTCAGAGTGGACCGAAGGTCTACGTCGCGGCACTATCGCTTCTCAAATGATGGGTGCTTGGTTAGGTGGCCACTTAAATGGTTGGATTGCCCCAGACAGTAAAGGTCTATGGCGTTCATCTCAACTACCTGCTGGCGCATACGCAAGCTGGGG encodes:
- a CDS encoding ABC transporter ATP-binding protein; translation: MAAVTFNNLKKRFGKTEVVKSFDLHINDGEFVVLLGPSGCGKSTTLRMLAGLEDISEGEIFIADELVNDLHPMERNIAMVFQSYALYPHMSVEQNIAFGLKMTGVAKDEIAKRVKYAADMLELTPLLQRKPKELSGGQRQRVAMGRAMVRTPEVFLFDEPLSNLDAKLRGSMRAEIKTLHDKLGTTTLYVTHDQVEAMTLADRIVILKDGYIEQVGTPKQIFEEPANKFVASFIGAPEMNMIPATIKKAGTVSSLVFSDQHIDLPAMYSEDNQVCTLGIRPSDLYLHQRSIESETIGSVKADVIGVELLGATYHVQCELDGARFIAEVAIADDVNADMDDKVELFFDISRIHLFSNETGKAILPKMN
- a CDS encoding ABC transporter substrate-binding protein codes for the protein MFNKKKLGTVALALGTTLALTATSAWAKTTLTVASFPSFDQAVNSAIPLYKKLHPEVEIKLVSLAYGDHHNAMTTALATGGNLPDVMGIEYGYIGRFAASGGLEDLRAAPYSAEQYEKLFSKFTIPLATGGSGTLAAMPADIGPGALFYREDILEKAGVTHAELTKDWDSYIAAGKKIKEATGSYLVSSATDIKDIVIRSGLKDGQGIYFDADNTITVESDRFKEAFRLAKAVREAGIDAQVGAWSSEWTEGLRRGTIASQMMGAWLGGHLNGWIAPDSKGLWRSSQLPAGAYASWGGSFYAIPKKAKNKEAAWEFIKFMTMNKEMQIAAFRDLDAFPALVEAQNDDFVNQPIEYLGGQVARVQWKEAADRIPAMDVHKHDPVAEQIINDALEAVLERDADIDTVLADAAKQIKRRARR